From Thalassovita sp.:
AGCACAGAAACACCCGGTCCTGGTTGAGACCATGGTGGAGCTGTCGGACCTGGCCCGCAAAGAGGGCATGATGGCACTGGAAAGCAAAGAAGTGCCGGACAAGTTCTTTGAGAAGGGTCTGCAGATGCTGGTTGATGGCTCGGACGAAGCCAAGATGGTCAAGCAGATGGAACAGGAAATCAAATCCATGAAGACGCGGCATGAGAATGCGCAGAACGTGGTGAAGTCCTGGGTCGACATCGCCCCTGCCATGGGAATGATCGGTACGCTGATCGGTCTGGTGCAGATGCTTGGCAACATGGCCGACCCCAAGGCAATTGGCCCTGCGATGGCGGTTGCGCTTTTGACGACTCTCTATGGGGCGTTTCTGGCGAACGTTATTTTCGGCCCGATCCTGGCAAAACTGGAAGTCTACAGCGCAGAGGAAGTGATCTACCGCGAACTGGTCGTGGAAGGACTGAAAAACATTGCGCGTGGCGAATCCGGTCGCGCGGTTCAGGACCAGATGGTGGCTGCTCTGCCGCCGAAGGTCGCAGCAAAAATGTTGGCGGCGTAACCGCGCCGCCCGCCCTGTTAAGTAACGCGTAAAGCTGAGCCCCCTATAATAAGGCACAGATCATGGCAAAAAAACCGATCCCCATTCCCGTCGTTCCTGTGGAGCAACCAAAGCAGGAAGAGCCGCCAAAGTGCCCCCCGGTGGGCGCTCCGGCTTGGATGGCGACTTTTGCCGACATCGCAATTCTGCTGATGGCGTTCTTTGTGCTTATTCTGTCCTTTGCGGAGTTCAACCAGCCCAAGTTCAAAATGATCGCGGGCTCGCTGCGCGAAAGCTTTGGTGTGCAGCGTGACATTCCGGTGGTGGAACAGCCGCGCGGCACCACGGTTCTGGAGCTGAAGTTCTCACCTTCGCCGGAACCCTCCATCACCAAAGAGCTGACACAGGACACCACCACCACCGAACAGCCCAAAATCCGCTCGGATGTGGACGATCAACAAAAACGTTCCGATCACGATCAGAAGCAAACCGGCGATCAGGGTGAGAAAAGCGAAGAAGAGCGTCGCGATGAAATGCGGCAGGAACTGGCGCAGCTGCTGAAACAGGCGCTGCAGGCCGGCGAGCTGACCGCGAAAGTCGAGGACGATCAGGTGGTGCTGGATTATCAGCCGACCTCGGAAACCGAGGGCAGCCTGGAACAGGCCGGCATGAACAACCAGTTCCAACAGCAGACCGGTGCCGAAGATCAGATGGCACAGGAACAGCTGGCACAGGATCAACAAGAGGGCCTGCCGCAGATTGACCCTTTGACCGGATTGCCGCGCGATCAGGAAAACAGCGGCATGCCGCAGGAAGACTTGTCAAACGGTCTGCCTCAGATGGCTGAGAACCAGTCAACTGAGCTGAGCGAAGAAGCCCTGATGGCGGAGTTGATCGAGAAACTGAACGATGTGGCACAAAATGCGCTGGAGGCTGAAACCGAAGGTGACGGCGCTGCCGAAGGGGCGGCCAACCATCCCGAAGGGATTGATGGCCAATCCAAAGCCGCCATCGCATCGGACAAGCTGGCCGTGGCACTGCGCCGTGAGCTGGGCGAAGGTCTGGTGCAGGTCGAACAGCGTGATGGCAAGGTCTATGTCACCGTGGGCGCCGGTGGCGCCTTCCCCTCGGGCACGGCAGATCTGACTCAGGACGCGCGTGAAATCATGGACCGCATCGCCTTTGCTGCAATGAACGAAGCCTCCTCAATCACGGTCACGGGCCACACCGATGATGTGCCGCTCTCGGCCGGATCGCAGTTCCGCGACAACTGGGGCCTTGCGGCGGCGCGCTCTGCCTCGGTGGTGCGGGAACTGGCGGGATCGGGCCTGATTGATCCGACCCAGCTGACCGCCACCTCCATGGGCGAAAGCCAGCCCGTGGCCGACAACTCCACTGCGGAAGGGCGTGAGCAGAACCGCCGGATTGAGATTGAGATCAGCTATTGATCGCCACCTTGGCACCCGGCCCTTCCCGCCTGCTGCGGGTGGGGCCTTAAACAAAAGACGAAACCGGTCGTTTTGCAAGGAAACCGGAGAGTAAAATGTCGGACATTCTTACATCCCTCAACACCAACGGCTCGGGCCTGAACATCTCGGCGCTGGCCAAAGATCTGGCAGGCGCAGAGATCACTCCGCGCAAGCAGATCGTTGAGAAACGCATGAGCGACACTGATGTCTCGATCTCGGCCTTGGCTGAGGCGCGTCTGATGTTGCAGGATCTGAACTCCTCGCTGGATGTGATCACCCGCGACCCGCTGTTGCAGACCAAATCCTCTAGCTCTGGCCTGAACGCGGTTGTGGCCGATGCCACCAAAGTGGCCGCCGGCAGCGAAAGCATCAATGTCGTTGCCCTTGCCCGCGAACAGGTGCTGGAATTCAAAGGCTTCCCATCGGAAAACGCCACCGTTCAGGGTGGCACCGTCACCATCGATTTTGGCGTCTGGACCGCTGAGGAACCACCCGTTTTCTATCCCGGTGAGCGCCCCGGCTTTGACATGACAGTGCCCGAAGGGGGCACCTTGCAGGATCTGGCGCAGCAGTTTGACGGCATAGCTGGCGTGACCGCATCGGTGATTGATGTGG
This genomic window contains:
- a CDS encoding OmpA family protein produces the protein MATFADIAILLMAFFVLILSFAEFNQPKFKMIAGSLRESFGVQRDIPVVEQPRGTTVLELKFSPSPEPSITKELTQDTTTTEQPKIRSDVDDQQKRSDHDQKQTGDQGEKSEEERRDEMRQELAQLLKQALQAGELTAKVEDDQVVLDYQPTSETEGSLEQAGMNNQFQQQTGAEDQMAQEQLAQDQQEGLPQIDPLTGLPRDQENSGMPQEDLSNGLPQMAENQSTELSEEALMAELIEKLNDVAQNALEAETEGDGAAEGAANHPEGIDGQSKAAIASDKLAVALRRELGEGLVQVEQRDGKVYVTVGAGGAFPSGTADLTQDAREIMDRIAFAAMNEASSITVTGHTDDVPLSAGSQFRDNWGLAAARSASVVRELAGSGLIDPTQLTATSMGESQPVADNSTAEGREQNRRIEIEISY
- a CDS encoding motility protein A, whose amino-acid sequence is MDLASLIGLLGALGMIAGSMIAAGGLGPFIDLPSLLIVFGGSFFAVMFTAPMGTFLGSFGSMAKAFMPKAQKHPVLVETMVELSDLARKEGMMALESKEVPDKFFEKGLQMLVDGSDEAKMVKQMEQEIKSMKTRHENAQNVVKSWVDIAPAMGMIGTLIGLVQMLGNMADPKAIGPAMAVALLTTLYGAFLANVIFGPILAKLEVYSAEEVIYRELVVEGLKNIARGESGRAVQDQMVAALPPKVAAKMLAA